Proteins from a genomic interval of Hyalangium ruber:
- a CDS encoding FAD-dependent oxidoreductase encodes MHEIDRSESITVAGAGLVGSLLSLFLARRGFQVEVFERRPDMRRETVDAGRSINLAISARGLHALRQVGLEEEARRHAIPMRGRMIHPVSGALALQPYGKDDSQHINSISRAWLNKYLMTHAEETGRVRIRFRQRLQHVDFAAGTLSFLDEAGGATRQERAPVLMGTDGSGSVVRQEMTKLPGFSSNSELLSHGYKELTIPAGPGGSFRMEKNALHIWPRGAYMLIALPNEDGSFTCTLFLPFEGPVSFASLNSPGTLTAFFEEQFPDAVPLIPELTHDFFHNPTGTMVTVKGAPWHVGGRALLLGDAAHAIVPFFGQGMNCGFEDCVVLDSLLSRHTRWEDVFTEFFHLRKTNADAIADMAVENFIEMRDSTASPRFLLEKQVEKVLLNAFPGQFLSRYTLVSFSRVPYRLAYQVGTLAGGIVSELAEGLKRAEDVDLDRAARLIRERLVPFVEEHSDGFRPEG; translated from the coding sequence ATGCACGAGATTGATCGATCCGAGAGCATCACCGTCGCGGGCGCGGGCCTGGTGGGCTCGCTGCTCTCCCTGTTCCTGGCGCGGCGCGGCTTCCAGGTGGAGGTGTTCGAGCGCCGCCCCGACATGCGGCGCGAGACGGTGGATGCGGGGCGCTCCATCAACCTCGCCATCTCCGCGCGCGGGCTCCATGCGCTGCGGCAGGTGGGCCTCGAGGAGGAGGCTCGGCGGCACGCCATCCCCATGCGTGGCCGGATGATCCACCCGGTGTCCGGCGCGTTGGCCCTGCAGCCCTACGGCAAGGACGACTCGCAGCACATCAACAGCATCTCCCGGGCATGGCTCAACAAGTACCTCATGACCCACGCGGAGGAGACGGGCCGGGTGCGCATCCGCTTCCGGCAGCGCCTCCAGCACGTGGACTTCGCGGCGGGCACGCTCTCCTTCCTGGACGAGGCTGGCGGTGCCACGCGGCAGGAACGCGCGCCGGTGCTGATGGGCACGGACGGCTCGGGCTCGGTCGTGCGCCAGGAGATGACGAAGCTGCCGGGCTTCTCCTCCAACTCGGAGTTGCTGAGCCACGGGTACAAGGAGCTCACCATCCCCGCGGGCCCTGGGGGCTCCTTCCGGATGGAGAAGAACGCGCTGCACATCTGGCCTCGCGGCGCGTACATGCTCATCGCGCTGCCCAACGAGGACGGCAGCTTCACCTGCACGCTCTTCCTTCCGTTCGAGGGGCCGGTGAGCTTCGCGTCACTCAACTCGCCTGGGACGCTCACCGCCTTCTTCGAGGAGCAGTTCCCGGACGCCGTGCCGCTCATCCCCGAGCTCACGCACGACTTCTTCCACAACCCCACGGGGACGATGGTGACGGTGAAGGGCGCGCCCTGGCATGTGGGCGGCCGGGCGCTGCTGCTGGGAGATGCGGCGCACGCCATCGTCCCGTTCTTCGGGCAGGGGATGAACTGCGGCTTCGAGGACTGCGTGGTGCTCGACTCGCTCCTCTCGCGCCACACGCGCTGGGAGGACGTGTTCACCGAGTTCTTCCACCTGCGCAAGACGAACGCGGATGCCATCGCGGACATGGCGGTGGAGAACTTCATCGAGATGCGTGACAGCACCGCCAGCCCTCGCTTCCTGCTGGAGAAGCAGGTGGAGAAGGTGCTGCTCAACGCCTTTCCCGGGCAATTCCTCAGTCGCTACACGCTGGTGAGCTTCAGTCGCGTGCCTTACCGCCTGGCCTACCAGGTGGGCACCCTCGCCGGCGGCATCGTGTCCGAGCTGGCCGAGGGCCTGAAGCGCGCGGAGGATGTGGATCTCGATCGCGCCGCCCGGCTCATCCGGGAGCGGCTCGTTCCTTTCGTGGAGGAGCACTCGGATGGATTTAGGCCTGAAGGGTAG
- a CDS encoding RidA family protein — MSQEERIDSKRAPEPVGLYPHARRVGNLLFLSGVGPRERGTKKIPGVELDAQGNIASYDIEAQCHSVFRNVRYILEEAGSSWDRLVDVTVYLTNMKADFPIYNRLWAEYFKDNPPCRTTLEINALPTPIAIELKCIATIGD; from the coding sequence ATGAGCCAGGAAGAGCGAATCGACTCGAAGCGGGCCCCGGAGCCCGTGGGCCTCTATCCCCACGCGCGCCGGGTAGGGAACCTGTTGTTCCTCTCGGGGGTGGGCCCGCGCGAGCGCGGCACCAAGAAGATCCCCGGCGTGGAGCTGGACGCCCAGGGAAACATCGCCTCCTACGACATCGAGGCGCAGTGCCACTCGGTGTTCCGCAACGTGCGCTACATCCTCGAGGAGGCGGGCTCGTCGTGGGACCGGTTGGTGGACGTCACCGTGTACCTCACCAACATGAAGGCGGACTTCCCCATCTATAACCGGCTGTGGGCGGAGTACTTCAAGGACAACCCTCCGTGCCGCACCACGTTGGAGATCAACGCGCTGCCCACGCCCATCGCCATTGAACTCAAGTGCATCGCCACGATCGGAGACTGA
- a CDS encoding aldehyde dehydrogenase has product MQKVLNYIGGELVPPTSQKWLDKPEPATAEPYALVPDSDETDVQRAVDAAAHAFPAWSATPAAERARLLRRIADAIRARLDAFARAESIDTGKPLSVASTVDIPRSVLNFEFFADAVTQFSSEAHATDTVALNYTLRSPLGVVGCISPWNLPLYLFTWKIAPAIAIGNCVVAKPSEVTPMTAFLLAQVCREVGLPPGVLNIVHGLGAKVGAPMSRHPGISAISFTGSTRTGAEIARTAAPLFKKLSLEMGGKNPNVIFADCDFDEALATTMRSSFANQGQICLCGPRIFVQAPIYERFKEALVARTRALKVGDPLEPGTDQGALVSQQHFDKVMSYIELSRQEGGRILAGGARAQVEGRCRNGWFVQPTLVEGLGPECRTNQEEIFGPVATLTPFEREEEVLAWANSTNYGLAASVWTKDLSRAHRFAARLHSGIVWINCWMLRDLRTPFGGVKDSGVGREGGHEVLRFFTEPKNVCVKL; this is encoded by the coding sequence GTGCAAAAGGTCCTCAACTACATCGGTGGGGAGCTGGTGCCTCCCACCTCTCAGAAGTGGCTGGACAAGCCCGAGCCCGCCACGGCCGAGCCCTATGCCCTCGTGCCCGACTCGGACGAGACCGACGTGCAGCGCGCCGTCGACGCCGCCGCCCACGCTTTCCCGGCCTGGTCCGCCACCCCGGCCGCCGAGCGTGCGCGCCTGCTGCGCCGTATCGCCGACGCCATCCGCGCGCGGCTCGATGCCTTCGCCCGTGCCGAGTCCATCGACACCGGCAAGCCGCTGTCGGTGGCCTCCACCGTCGACATTCCCCGCAGCGTGCTCAACTTCGAGTTCTTCGCGGACGCGGTGACCCAGTTCTCCAGCGAGGCTCACGCCACCGACACCGTGGCGCTCAACTACACCCTGCGCTCGCCCCTGGGCGTGGTGGGCTGCATCTCTCCCTGGAACCTGCCGCTCTACTTGTTCACCTGGAAGATCGCCCCGGCGATCGCCATCGGCAACTGCGTGGTGGCCAAGCCCTCCGAGGTGACGCCGATGACGGCCTTCCTCCTCGCGCAGGTATGCCGCGAGGTGGGGCTGCCCCCGGGTGTTCTCAACATCGTGCATGGCCTGGGCGCCAAGGTGGGCGCGCCGATGAGCCGCCATCCGGGCATCTCCGCCATCTCCTTCACCGGAAGCACGCGCACCGGCGCGGAGATCGCCCGCACCGCCGCGCCCCTCTTCAAGAAGCTCTCGCTGGAGATGGGCGGCAAGAACCCCAACGTCATCTTCGCCGACTGCGACTTCGATGAAGCGCTCGCCACCACGATGCGCTCGTCCTTCGCCAACCAGGGGCAGATCTGCCTGTGCGGCCCGCGCATCTTCGTGCAGGCCCCCATCTATGAGCGCTTCAAGGAGGCGCTCGTGGCCCGCACGCGCGCGCTGAAGGTGGGTGATCCGCTCGAGCCGGGCACGGACCAGGGCGCGCTCGTCTCCCAGCAACACTTCGACAAGGTGATGAGCTACATCGAGCTCTCCCGCCAGGAGGGCGGCCGCATCCTCGCCGGTGGTGCTCGAGCCCAGGTGGAGGGCCGGTGCCGCAACGGCTGGTTCGTGCAGCCCACGCTTGTGGAGGGCCTGGGGCCCGAGTGCCGCACCAACCAGGAGGAGATCTTCGGACCGGTGGCCACGCTCACTCCCTTCGAGCGGGAGGAGGAGGTGCTCGCTTGGGCGAACTCCACCAACTACGGGCTGGCGGCCAGCGTGTGGACCAAGGACCTGAGCCGAGCCCACCGGTTCGCCGCCCGTCTGCATAGCGGCATCGTCTGGATCAACTGCTGGATGCTCCGGGACCTGCGCACGCCCTTTGGCGGGGTGAAGGACTCGGGCGTGGGGCGCGAGGGCGGCCACGAGGTGCTGCGCTTCTTCACCGAGCCCAAGAACGTGTGCGTGAAGCTATGA
- a CDS encoding glycosyltransferase 87 family protein → MERKTWSGAPWLWLALGVLGVAVRLGLWWGTFGSNDSYIWAIHGQRVFQLGLTRTYELFSDFNHPPLMGLYARWAWSVTGELLANNTLNLETVGNAGELMGFARLMKLPGLLGEALVLWALWRFASPRAFAAYALLPAPILVSSYHGNTDCLYAAFVLLAALMFDQRRYFLSGLLWSAALNVKLLPLALLPIVLLAPRDWRAFLRLVAGGVLGLLPFLPPALTVAASMYRNMLTYNSRPDNWGLMAFLNLSLEIPNLSPFFWPVRTWFLEAGRYLVLGSITAVALLSRFRSGMTMAQQAAVGSALFFVLAPGFGVQYVVLAAPLLCFVDLRAGLRWGWASGLFIGLVYWIYLRTLSPPLSYFTVFFPGPAPVVGILAWAVLGHFAWTHLWTAWRRREVSLSVQPGSEAVTAPRPAA, encoded by the coding sequence ATGGAGAGGAAGACCTGGAGCGGAGCCCCCTGGCTCTGGCTGGCGCTGGGAGTGCTCGGCGTGGCCGTGCGGCTCGGCCTCTGGTGGGGCACGTTCGGCAGCAACGACTCCTATATCTGGGCCATCCACGGACAGCGGGTGTTCCAGCTCGGGCTGACGCGCACGTACGAGCTCTTCAGCGACTTCAATCATCCGCCGCTCATGGGGCTCTATGCGCGCTGGGCCTGGTCGGTCACCGGTGAGCTGCTGGCGAACAACACGCTCAACCTCGAGACCGTCGGCAACGCGGGCGAGCTGATGGGCTTTGCCCGCCTCATGAAGCTGCCGGGCCTGCTGGGCGAGGCGCTGGTGCTCTGGGCCCTGTGGCGCTTCGCGAGTCCGCGCGCCTTCGCCGCGTATGCCCTGCTGCCCGCGCCCATCCTCGTGAGCAGCTACCATGGCAATACCGACTGCCTCTACGCCGCCTTCGTCTTGCTGGCGGCGCTCATGTTCGACCAGCGGCGCTACTTCCTCTCGGGGCTGCTCTGGAGCGCGGCGCTCAATGTGAAGCTGTTGCCCCTGGCGTTGCTGCCCATTGTCCTCCTGGCGCCACGAGACTGGCGCGCGTTCCTGCGGCTGGTGGCGGGGGGCGTGCTCGGCCTGTTGCCCTTCCTGCCACCCGCGCTCACGGTCGCCGCGAGCATGTACCGCAACATGCTCACCTATAACTCGCGGCCCGATAACTGGGGCCTCATGGCCTTCCTCAATCTCTCGCTGGAGATTCCCAACCTCTCGCCCTTCTTCTGGCCGGTGCGCACGTGGTTCCTCGAGGCGGGCCGTTACCTGGTGCTGGGGAGCATCACCGCGGTGGCGCTGCTGTCGCGCTTCCGCTCGGGGATGACGATGGCCCAGCAGGCCGCTGTCGGCTCCGCGCTGTTCTTCGTGCTCGCGCCGGGCTTCGGGGTTCAGTACGTGGTGCTCGCCGCGCCCCTGCTGTGCTTCGTGGACCTTCGCGCGGGGCTGCGGTGGGGCTGGGCCTCGGGCCTCTTCATCGGCCTCGTGTACTGGATCTACCTGAGGACGCTGTCGCCCCCGCTGTCCTATTTCACGGTCTTCTTCCCAGGGCCCGCGCCGGTGGTGGGCATCCTCGCCTGGGCAGTGCTGGGCCACTTCGCGTGGACCCACCTCTGGACCGCCTGGCGGCGCCGCGAGGTGAGCCTCTCGGTTCAACCGGGCTCGGAGGCCGTTACTGCTCCACGCCCAGCTGCGTAA
- a CDS encoding 2-keto-4-pentenoate hydratase has protein sequence MPMTQRNHQELAQLLDQARLDARSVPPLTKSQPELPLPDAYAIQAEGIRLRTARGERVVGLKMGLTSEAKRKQMNLDSPVYGVLTDRMQVPADGVFRLQGFIHPKIEPEIAFRTSRELRGRITREEALEACSSAMAAMEILDSRYIDFKYFSLPDVVADNSSSSMFVLSTTERPPRELDLARLPMSMEVNGAQVQSALSSAISGDPILSVVQLCELLDARGESLPAGSIVLAGAATVAHMMQPGDQVRLTVEGLGSVAISVAP, from the coding sequence ATGCCCATGACGCAACGGAATCATCAGGAGTTAGCCCAGTTGCTGGACCAGGCGCGCCTGGACGCTCGCTCCGTCCCGCCCCTCACGAAGTCCCAGCCCGAGCTGCCGTTGCCGGACGCCTACGCCATCCAGGCCGAGGGCATCCGCCTGCGCACGGCGCGAGGGGAGCGGGTGGTGGGCCTGAAGATGGGGCTCACCTCCGAGGCCAAGCGCAAGCAGATGAACCTGGATTCTCCGGTGTACGGGGTGCTCACGGACCGAATGCAGGTGCCCGCGGACGGTGTCTTTCGGCTGCAGGGCTTCATCCACCCGAAGATCGAGCCAGAGATCGCCTTCCGCACCTCGCGCGAGCTGCGCGGCCGCATTACGCGCGAAGAAGCACTCGAGGCGTGCTCCAGCGCGATGGCAGCCATGGAGATCCTCGACTCGCGCTACATCGACTTCAAATACTTCTCTTTGCCAGACGTGGTGGCGGACAACTCCTCCTCGTCGATGTTCGTGCTGAGCACCACCGAGCGCCCGCCGCGCGAGCTGGACCTGGCGCGCCTGCCGATGTCGATGGAGGTGAACGGCGCGCAGGTGCAGTCGGCGCTCTCCAGCGCCATCTCGGGTGACCCGATTCTTTCCGTGGTGCAGCTGTGCGAGCTGCTCGATGCACGGGGCGAGTCGCTGCCCGCGGGCAGCATCGTGCTCGCGGGCGCCGCCACCGTCGCACACATGATGCAGCCAGGTGACCAGGTCCGGCTCACCGTCGAGGGCCTTGGGAGCGTCGCGATTTCAGTGGCCCCCTGA
- a CDS encoding amidohydrolase family protein: MKIDIHTHLLPAEIPRFAERYGYGGFITLDHHAPCRARMVRDDGKFFREVESNCWDPAQRVKECDAAGVDVQVLSTVPVMFSYWAKPEHGLDLSRFLNDHLASVVRGNPRRFAGLGTVPLQDVKLAVRELERCVRELGLPGVQIGTHVNGINLGDPALFPFFEAAAELGAALFVHPWDMLGAARMEKYWLPWLVGMPAEVTLAISTLLFSGTLEKLPRLRIAFAHGGGSFPGTFGRLQHGFDARPDLVAVDNPVPPSAYLGRFWVDSLVHDAEMLRFILKLFGPEKVALGSDFPFPLGEDRPGTLIESLADLEPSTRERLLWRNALEWLGRSPEEFAS, encoded by the coding sequence GTGAAGATCGACATCCACACCCACCTGCTGCCAGCCGAGATTCCGCGCTTCGCCGAGCGCTACGGCTACGGCGGGTTCATCACCCTGGACCACCACGCGCCGTGCCGCGCCCGCATGGTGCGCGACGATGGGAAGTTCTTCCGCGAGGTGGAGAGCAACTGCTGGGACCCGGCTCAGCGCGTGAAGGAGTGCGACGCGGCGGGAGTCGATGTCCAGGTGCTCTCCACCGTGCCGGTGATGTTCAGCTACTGGGCGAAGCCCGAGCACGGGCTGGACCTGTCGCGCTTCCTCAATGACCACCTAGCCTCGGTGGTGCGTGGCAACCCGAGACGCTTCGCGGGCCTGGGCACGGTGCCGCTCCAGGATGTGAAGCTCGCCGTGCGCGAGCTGGAGCGCTGCGTGCGGGAGCTGGGGCTGCCGGGCGTGCAGATCGGCACCCACGTCAACGGCATCAACCTGGGCGACCCGGCGCTGTTCCCGTTCTTCGAGGCCGCGGCGGAGCTGGGCGCGGCGCTGTTCGTCCACCCGTGGGACATGCTGGGCGCGGCGCGGATGGAGAAGTACTGGCTGCCGTGGCTGGTGGGCATGCCCGCCGAGGTGACGCTGGCCATCAGCACGCTCCTCTTCTCCGGAACGCTGGAGAAGCTGCCCCGGCTGCGCATTGCCTTCGCGCACGGCGGGGGCTCGTTCCCGGGGACGTTCGGTCGGCTCCAGCATGGCTTCGATGCTCGGCCGGACCTGGTGGCCGTGGACAACCCGGTGCCTCCGAGCGCCTATCTGGGGCGCTTCTGGGTGGACTCGCTCGTCCATGACGCGGAGATGCTGCGCTTCATCTTGAAGCTCTTCGGCCCGGAGAAGGTGGCGCTGGGCAGTGACTTCCCATTCCCGCTCGGGGAAGACCGCCCGGGCACGTTGATCGAGTCCTTGGCGGACCTGGAGCCCTCGACGCGAGAGCGGCTCCTGTGGCGCAACGCGCTCGAGTGGCTCGGGCGCTCTCCGGAGGAGTTCGCTTCATGA
- a CDS encoding SDR family oxidoreductase, with product MDLGLKGRRALVMGASAGLGFAIASELVREGARVAICSRSEERIRAAAANMGAALGVAADLSKPGASQSVVEQVRQALGGVDILVVNTGGPPKGGILELSDAQWQEGFQSLWMGAVEGIRAAVPAMKEQRWGRIILVTSSSAREPMSGLTISSGLRAGLMGLTKIVSNEVAEHGITLNAVLPGYHATERLKQLGVPEDRITSQIPARRLGRPEELGALVTFLASEQAAYITGQSIVADGGVTRGF from the coding sequence ATGGATTTAGGCCTGAAGGGTAGGCGAGCGCTGGTGATGGGGGCCTCCGCTGGCCTGGGGTTCGCCATCGCCTCGGAGTTGGTGCGGGAGGGCGCGCGGGTGGCCATCTGCTCACGCAGCGAGGAGCGCATCCGCGCCGCGGCGGCGAACATGGGCGCCGCGCTGGGCGTGGCGGCGGATCTGTCCAAGCCCGGCGCGTCCCAGTCCGTGGTGGAGCAGGTGCGCCAGGCGCTGGGCGGCGTGGACATCCTCGTCGTCAATACAGGTGGCCCGCCGAAGGGCGGCATCCTGGAGCTCTCCGACGCCCAGTGGCAGGAGGGTTTCCAGAGCCTGTGGATGGGGGCGGTGGAGGGGATTCGCGCGGCGGTGCCCGCGATGAAGGAGCAGCGCTGGGGGCGCATCATCCTCGTCACCTCGTCCTCCGCGCGTGAGCCCATGTCGGGGCTGACCATCTCCAGCGGCCTGCGGGCCGGGTTGATGGGGCTCACGAAGATCGTCAGCAACGAGGTGGCCGAGCACGGCATCACCCTCAACGCCGTGCTGCCCGGCTACCACGCCACGGAGCGCCTGAAGCAGCTGGGCGTTCCCGAGGATCGCATCACCTCGCAGATCCCCGCGCGCCGGCTCGGGCGGCCGGAGGAGCTGGGGGCGCTGGTGACGTTCCTGGCCTCGGAGCAGGCGGCGTACATCACCGGCCAGTCCATCGTGGCGGACGGTGGTGTGACGCGCGGCTTCTGA
- the kynU gene encoding kynureninase has product MSGGDTVQFEEGEAFARRMDAVDPLRSFRDEFLFPQRADGEPVVYLVGNSLGLQPRRAREYVLEAMDDWERLGVEGHFRARRPWLPYHENLTEQMARVVGALPLEVVVMNTLSVNLHLMMVSFYRPTPERPKLIMEAGAFPSDQYAVASQVRCHGLDPQKDVLRVQPRPGEETLRTEDILGMIERHGHETALVLLGNVNYLTGQAFDMAAITRAAHAKGCKVGFDLAHGAGNLRLSLHDDGPDFAVWCSYKYLNGGPGTLGGVFVHERHARSPGIPRFEGWWGHDKATRFKMGPDFVPLPGAEGWQLSNPPILQLAAMRASLELFDRATMPALRHKGDLLTGYLEFLLDRLPPGTVQIITPRDVKARGNQLSLRFNREPRSLVTRLTEAGVLCDFREPNIIRASPAPLYCSFLDVYRFARILESHARD; this is encoded by the coding sequence ATGAGCGGTGGTGACACGGTGCAGTTCGAGGAGGGCGAGGCGTTCGCCCGGCGCATGGACGCGGTGGATCCGCTGCGCTCCTTCCGAGACGAGTTCCTCTTCCCCCAGCGCGCGGATGGCGAGCCGGTGGTCTACCTCGTGGGCAACTCGCTGGGCCTCCAGCCGCGCAGGGCGCGCGAGTACGTCCTGGAGGCCATGGACGACTGGGAGCGCCTGGGCGTGGAAGGCCACTTCCGCGCGCGCCGCCCGTGGTTGCCCTACCACGAGAACCTCACCGAGCAGATGGCGCGCGTGGTGGGCGCCCTGCCGCTCGAGGTGGTGGTGATGAACACCCTCTCGGTGAACCTCCACCTGATGATGGTGTCGTTCTACCGGCCCACCCCCGAGCGCCCGAAGCTCATCATGGAGGCGGGGGCCTTCCCCTCGGACCAGTACGCGGTCGCTTCCCAGGTTCGTTGCCACGGGCTCGACCCTCAGAAAGACGTGCTGCGCGTGCAGCCTCGCCCCGGCGAGGAGACGCTGCGCACCGAGGACATCCTGGGGATGATTGAACGGCACGGGCATGAGACCGCCCTGGTGCTGCTCGGCAACGTGAACTACCTCACCGGGCAGGCCTTCGACATGGCGGCCATCACCCGCGCCGCGCACGCCAAGGGTTGCAAGGTGGGGTTCGATCTCGCGCACGGCGCTGGCAACCTGCGCCTGTCGCTGCACGACGACGGGCCCGACTTCGCCGTGTGGTGCTCGTACAAGTACCTCAACGGTGGCCCGGGAACCCTGGGCGGGGTGTTCGTCCACGAGCGGCACGCCCGCTCACCGGGCATCCCCCGCTTCGAGGGGTGGTGGGGCCATGACAAGGCCACCCGCTTCAAGATGGGCCCGGACTTCGTACCGCTGCCGGGCGCGGAAGGGTGGCAGCTGTCCAACCCGCCCATCCTCCAACTCGCGGCGATGCGCGCTTCGCTGGAGTTGTTCGATCGCGCGACGATGCCGGCGCTCCGCCACAAGGGAGACCTGCTCACGGGCTACCTCGAGTTCCTGCTCGATCGGCTCCCTCCCGGCACCGTGCAGATCATCACCCCTCGGGACGTGAAGGCGCGGGGCAATCAGCTCTCGCTGCGCTTCAACCGGGAGCCGCGGAGTCTGGTCACCCGGCTCACCGAGGCGGGCGTCCTCTGCGACTTCCGCGAGCCGAACATCATCCGGGCCTCGCCCGCTCCGCTGTACTGCAGCTTCCTGGACGTCTACCGCTTCGCGCGGATCCTCGAGAGCCATGCACGAGATTGA
- a CDS encoding NAD-dependent protein deacetylase: MVAPSVPASASSSPQALGALVQLLRGRRTVVLTGAGCSTESGIPDYRGPGTRARARNPIQHMEFLTRAEVRARYWARSLLGWPRFSAARPNAAHQALAGLEQQGHVLGLITQNVDRLHHAAGSSRVIELHGALAEARCLSCGELEARISLQERLLSLNPGFVEHQVELRPDGDAELPLEAVSAFQVADCLRCNGPLKPDVVFFGDNVPRPTVDAAFAMLEEGDALLVVGSSLAVFSGYRFVLRASERYMPIGMINIGESRGDALADVRVEARVGEVLPQLAAALADG, from the coding sequence ATGGTCGCTCCCTCGGTCCCAGCCTCCGCCTCCTCCTCGCCCCAGGCGCTCGGGGCCCTGGTTCAGCTCCTGCGTGGCCGCCGCACCGTGGTGCTCACGGGCGCTGGCTGTAGCACCGAATCGGGTATCCCCGACTACCGCGGGCCCGGCACGCGCGCCCGCGCCCGCAACCCCATTCAGCACATGGAGTTCCTGACCCGGGCCGAGGTCCGCGCGCGCTACTGGGCCCGGAGCCTGCTCGGGTGGCCTCGCTTCTCGGCGGCCCGCCCCAACGCCGCGCACCAGGCGCTGGCGGGCCTGGAGCAACAGGGACATGTGCTGGGCCTCATCACCCAGAACGTCGACCGGCTGCACCACGCCGCGGGCAGCTCGCGGGTGATTGAGCTGCACGGGGCCTTGGCGGAGGCGCGGTGCCTGTCCTGTGGGGAGCTCGAGGCCCGCATCTCGCTGCAAGAGCGGCTGCTCTCCCTCAACCCAGGCTTCGTGGAGCACCAGGTGGAGCTGCGGCCGGATGGAGACGCCGAACTGCCGCTGGAGGCCGTGAGCGCCTTCCAGGTCGCCGACTGCCTGCGCTGCAACGGGCCGCTGAAGCCCGACGTGGTCTTCTTCGGGGACAACGTGCCCCGTCCCACCGTGGACGCCGCCTTCGCGATGCTCGAGGAGGGGGACGCGCTGCTGGTGGTGGGCTCGTCCCTGGCGGTCTTCTCTGGCTACCGCTTCGTGCTCCGGGCCTCCGAGCGCTACATGCCCATCGGCATGATCAACATCGGAGAGAGCCGGGGTGACGCGCTGGCCGATGTGCGCGTGGAGGCCCGCGTGGGCGAGGTGCTCCCCCAGCTCGCGGCGGCCCTGGCCGACGGCTGA
- the nbaC gene encoding 3-hydroxyanthranilate 3,4-dioxygenase, whose translation MALMPPFNFKKWIDEHRHLLKPPVGNQMVWKDQEFIVMVVGGPNSRTDFHIDESEEFFYQLEGDINLRIIEDGKPKDLPIREGDIFLLPPKVPHSPQRPAGTVGLVIERRRQPHELDGFAWFCPRCDSKLYEEYLHVSNIVTQLPPVFDRFYGDPAHCTCKQCGFQMTRGGGK comes from the coding sequence ATGGCGCTGATGCCGCCCTTCAACTTCAAGAAGTGGATCGATGAGCACCGCCACCTGCTCAAGCCCCCGGTGGGCAACCAGATGGTGTGGAAGGACCAGGAGTTCATCGTGATGGTGGTGGGCGGGCCCAACTCGCGCACCGACTTCCACATCGACGAGAGCGAGGAGTTCTTCTACCAGCTGGAAGGGGACATCAACCTGCGCATCATCGAGGACGGCAAGCCGAAGGATCTGCCCATCCGCGAGGGAGACATCTTCCTGCTGCCTCCCAAGGTGCCACATTCGCCCCAGCGGCCCGCCGGCACGGTGGGCCTCGTCATCGAGCGGCGGCGCCAGCCCCACGAGCTGGACGGCTTCGCGTGGTTCTGTCCCCGCTGCGACTCCAAGCTCTATGAGGAGTACCTGCACGTCTCCAACATCGTCACCCAGCTGCCGCCGGTGTTCGACCGCTTCTACGGAGACCCCGCCCACTGCACCTGCAAGCAGTGCGGCTTCCAGATGACCCGGGGCGGGGGCAAGTGA